The Treponema sp. Marseille-Q3903 genomic interval GTTAGGAAGCTGCCAGACAAAACTTATATAATATTTGGAAGTGTAATGCTCACCGAATTTTTCAAAGTTTTCTGCCCTGCGCTGGTCTATAAGCCAACCTGTAAGGTTGTCAAAAGTTCCGGCCGGATATTCTTTAGTTTTAATTCGTTTTACATCAAAGAAAATTGCCCAGCCTTCATTCTGTGCAAGTGTCATAATACTACGGTTAAAAAGAGCTGCAACAGCAGCAATATCATTCGCGGAAGAAGATTCCAAATCCGGATACTCTATTTGATATGTCGTCATCAATGCACCGTTTTTTAATAGACAAATATTTGATTCAAGAATAAAGGCATAAGGTGAAACATATTTCAGTTGGTTCAGAGGTTCTTTGAACTGGAACATATCAAGAAAAGGTATTTTCATTTTTAACTCCTATAGACTTCGGGAGTAAACAGACGCTCAAACAAAGCTTCAAGCAAATGCGGGTCTTTCCTAATTGAAATTTTTGCGATAATGAAAAGTGCAAAACCTGCAAACATACACCAGATACTTACAAGGCGCATAAGAACGATTGTGATTATTACAATTAAAACTACAGGTGCAATTCCGATTCCCAAGTCCACATCATCCTGAATAAGGCTTTTATGAATAGGGGTTGCATAGTTAAAAACACTGTCTTTTTCCATAAAAAACTCCCTGCAAAAAGGCGGAAGAAAATGTTTTCCGCCCTTCTGCAAAAATTAATTCAGTCAATATTCTGCTGTGCCATAAGCAATGCAAGCAATGTAGACATACCTGCTCCGGTAGGTCCAAACACGAAAGTGTGTCCTACATCACGGACATTCAGGTTCATAAAGAACGGTGTTCCGTAGTCCACATCATCCTGAATAAGGCTTTTGTGAATAGGGGTTGCATAGTTCAAAACGCTGTCTTTTTCCATAAAATGCTCCCTGCAAAAAGGCGGAAGAAAATGTTTTCCGCCCTTCTGCAAAAATTAATTTTTGCTGAATGAAAGGTCGGAAAGGAAGTAGTTGCAGATTCCGTTAGCGGAAAGAAGAACTACAGTTCCGACTACCCACGGAGAAAACTTGCCGATAATTGACTGTATATCCGCTCCCTGCTTTCCCATTAAAACAACACCAACTCCTTCAACTACTAGGGCAATTAAACACACCGCAGTAATCACACCTGATGAAAGAAATGAAGTTACTTTTTCAACTGCAGAATCAATTCCTGTTGCACTAGACCCATTGCCGGCAAAAATCGGAACTACTGCCATAACCATAATAAGAGCGAACATGAAAAACTTTTTCCATGCTAATACTGCTTTTTCTTTTTCAGAAATTACGTTGATTTCTCTCATAATTTTTTTATCTCCTATAAAAAAAATGTTACTGTTCCTTCGTAATTTTCTAATACTTCATTTGATAAAACTAATGCTTCAAATCGAAAATAATAGTTTCCCTTTTTTCCTCCTTCTTCAATTTTCAGCATTAAATAAGATGATTGGATT includes:
- a CDS encoding VirB3 family type IV secretion system protein; protein product: MEKDSVFNYATPIHKSLIQDDVDLGIGIAPVVLIVIITIVLMRLVSIWCMFAGFALFIIAKISIRKDPHLLEALFERLFTPEVYRS
- a CDS encoding TrbC/VirB2 family protein, which gives rise to MREINVISEKEKAVLAWKKFFMFALIMVMAVVPIFAGNGSSATGIDSAVEKVTSFLSSGVITAVCLIALVVEGVGVVLMGKQGADIQSIIGKFSPWVVGTVVLLSANGICNYFLSDLSFSKN